A section of the Triticum dicoccoides isolate Atlit2015 ecotype Zavitan chromosome 7A, WEW_v2.0, whole genome shotgun sequence genome encodes:
- the LOC119327333 gene encoding benzyl alcohol O-benzoyltransferase-like has product MASSLLPAFTVRRGEPVLVAPAEQTPRETKTLSDIDDGEGMRFYSSGIHLYRANPDKQGVDPAAVIREALARALVPYYPLAGRLREEAGRKLVVDCEAQGVMFVEADVDLTAADFGDVQSPPFPCFEQFILESTTVAGVEPVIDRPLLYIQVTRLKCGGFIFGQRFCHCVVDAPAGMQFEKAVCELACGAAAPSITPSWGREMFMARQPPQPSYPHLEYSEPAGGAVDRMLTTPPGDVARVPFFFGPREIAGLRQRAPPHMSRSSRFELVAACIWLGRTAALGYGADEEVRLSFIVNARGRRDVPLPEGFYGNAFAYSVAATTAGELCTGGLGYALELVKKAKSAVTYDYLLSVADLMVLRGRPLFALSRTYIVSDVSHAGFKSVDFGWGEAVYGGPAKGGEGPIPGVTNYFSRSKNGKGEEGTVVPISLPKDAMEKFQLEVECLTAEI; this is encoded by the exons ATGGCATCGTCGCTCCTCCCGGCGTTCACGGTGCGGCGGGGCGAGCCGGTGCTGGTGGCCCCGGCGGAGCAGACGCCGCGGGAGACCAAGACGCTGTCCGACATCGACGACGGCGAGGGCATGCGGTTCTACAGCTCGGGCATCCACCTGTACCGCGCCAACCCGGACAAGCAGGGGGTCGACCCGGCCGCCGTCATCAGGGAGGCGCTGGCCAGGGCGCTCGTGCCCTACTACCCGCTCGCCGGCCGCCTCCGCGAGGAGGCCGGGAGGAAGCTCGTCGTCGACTGCGAGGCGCAGGGCGTCATGTTCGTGGAGGCCGACGTGGACCTCACCGCCGCTGACTTCGGGGACGTGCAGAGCCCCCCGTTCCCTTGCTTCGAGCAGTTCATCCTCGAGAGCACCACCGTCGCCGGCGTCGAGCCCGTCATCGACCGCCCCTTGCTCTACATCCAG GTGACGAGGCTCAAGTGCGGGGGCTTCATCTTCGGGCAGCGATTCTGCCACTGCGTGGTGGACGCGCCGGCCGGGATGCAGTTCGAGAAGGCCGTCTGCGAGCTGGCGTGCggcgccgccgcgccgtcgatcaCGCCGTCATGGGGCAGGGAGATGTTCATGGCGAGGCAGCCGCCGCAGCCGTCGTACCCGCACCTAGAGTACAGCGAGCCGGCGGGCGGGGCGGTCGACCGGATGCTGACGACTCCTCCCGGCGACGTCGCGCGCGTGCCCTTCTTCTTCGGGCCACGCGAGATCGCGGGGCTGCGGCAGCGCGCGCCGCCGCACATGAGCCGGAGCTCCCGGTTCGAGCTGGTGGCGGCGTGCATCTGGCTCGGCCGCACGGCGGCGCTCGGCTACGGCGCCGACGAGGAGGTGCGGCTGTCCTTCATCGTGAACGCGCGCGGCCGCCGCGACGTGCCGCTCCCGGAGGGCTTCTACGGGAACGCGTTCGCCTACTCCGTGGCGGCGACCACAGCCGGGGAGCTCTGCACCGGCGGGCTGGGGTACGCGCTGGAGCTGGTGAAGAAGGCCAAGTCGGCCGTGACGTACGACTACCTGCTGTCGGTGGCGGACCTGATGGTGctccgggggcggcccctgttcgcGCTGTCGCGGACGTACATCGTGTCGGACGTGAGCCACGCCGGGTTCAAGAGCGTGGACTTCGGGTGGGGTGAGGCCGTGTACGGCGGGCCGGCCAAGGGCGGCGAGGGGCCGATCCCCGGCGTGACCAACTACTTCTCCAGGTCCAAGAACGGCAAGGGGGAGGAGGGCACCGTGGTGCCCATCAGCCTGCCCAAGGACGCCATGGAGAAGTTCCAGCTCGAGGTGGAATGTCTCACCGCCGAGATCTAG